One Chitinophagaceae bacterium genomic window, ATTATTCTTCATCATTATCAAAATCGTATCCCCACTTAGCTGAGTATTTTCCTGCCAAACTACCGGATTATACATCATTCTGATGATACTATCTTCATAAGAAAAGCTCAGAGAATCAGCAAAACCCTGCAAGTCTTCTTTAAAAAAACGAGATTGACGATGTGCAATCAAATATCTGTTTTCCGAGGTATCAATGCCTGAGAATAAAGTGTCCGCCGTTAAGAATAATGTGTCATTATCCATTACGGACTTCATCATCGGTTTACGGGTTGCCATTAGCTGTTCGGTTTCACGATTGTAGATACCGTAATGACCACTAATTATTATTTTTTCAATAGTATCTGTCCATACAAAATAGCGCTCAGAAATTCCCTCTCCTGAATCAGCATTGTAATGAAGACTATCACTCTCTAAAATCTGGTGACCGGAAACTACACGGGTATTTCGCCCAAAAACCCCTTCATCAGTTTTTGTGTTAAAAAATCCATTATCACAGTAAATCACTTGCTGATCTGTTACTATACGGGTGTTTCTATAAAAAACCAATTGAGATTGACGTGTATTATATTTTAAGGTATCTGCAAAAATTGTGTAGCCTTCATCTATTAGGATTACATTTTTATAAAACGTAGCCTGTTCATTAGCCATGTTTATAAAACCGCTTTCGCTTTTCAGGTTTAGGGTATTTTCAGTAAATTCTCCTCCCGAAAAATAATAAGCAACCTCTCTGTCTAAGTAATAATCTAAGATATGTGTTTTTAAAACTTTATTGCCTTCAACAATTCTGACATTTCTTCTGGCTTCTACTTTTCTTCTGTCTCCAAAATAGAAAACAGTATCTGCAAACAACTCGGTAGTATCATTATGCACGACTCTTACATTTCCAATAGCATCTACCCTATTAACATCTATGTAAAAAAAGGCTTTGTCGCAATACAAAATTGCATCATCCTGTTTAAGACCCACATTACCTTCAAGCAGTCTGGTTTTTTGCCCTCCACGCTCAGTCATCGTCAAGCGATCCGCATGAAGAATTTCCAATTGCTTAACTGCAAAAACCTCATTTAGCTGAAATAAAAACAGAATAAAAAAAAAGTGCTTTAAATAACGCATTTATATTACTGTAAAAGTATTCATTAGTTTATTATTTACGTTGTTTTGTTTAATAGATTGTCCAATAATTAAAATAACTTATTAGTTATCAACAGAAACACAAACAAATAAAAAAATATCTAAATAAATAAGCATTTAAATTGAACCATTTCCTTACAAATTTATTTAAAATTGCAGTCAAATCTTTATTTTCATAAAAAAACCTGTTATGTACAAATACCTTTTATTCTTTATCATCTTTTTTTACGCTTCAGAAATTTATGCTCAAATGATTACCATAAGTGGTAATGTAACGGAACAAGCAACAGGCGAAGACTTACCGGGTGCGAATATCCGTATTATAGATGAAAATAAGGGCACTTCTTCGAATATGTATGGATTTTATTCAATTCGGGTACCCGCAGGGGACGTTAATATATCCGCCAGTTTCATAGGATTTGAAACTATGGAAGTTAGTTTTAGTGCAACAAACGACACAACCATTAACTTTAGATTAATTGAAGAGGGTGAGCAATTAGATGAAGTGGTTGTAAGAACCGACAGGGCGCAAGAGCGGGTTGAGTCTACTCAAATGAGTTCTGTCAGTTTACCCATCCAACAGATTAGGGAGGTCCCGGCTATTTTCGGAGAGGTTGATATTTTAAAAGTTGCTCAGCTTACACCCGGTGTACAGTCCGGCTCTGAAGGGAGCACGGGATTTTTTGTTCGGGGAGGTGGTTCAGATCAAAATTTAATCTTACTTGATGAAGCTACCGTATACAATGCTTCACACCTTTTTGGCTTTTTTAGTGTCTTCAATCCCGAAACAGTAAGAGGTCTTGAATTATACAAAGGAGGTTACCCGGCTAAATACGGAGGCAGATTATCCTCTGTAATGGATATTCAACTGAAAGAAGGAAACAACCAAAAATACGGGGCTTCAGGAGGCTTAGGAATTATATCCTCCAGGCTTATGCTGGAAGGACCCATAGTTAAAGATAAATCTTCATTTTTGATTGCCGGCAGAAGGACTTATTTTGACATTTTCACCAGGGCAATTAATCAGGCGAATACAGATAACGAAAGTTTCACTCCAATTCCGGACTACTATTTTTATGATTTGAATTTTAAAGCTAATTACAGGATTAATGACAATAACCGGGTATTTCTCAGTGCTTATTACGGAAAAGATGTTTTTTCATTTGGTTCCGGTATATTTAATATTGACTTTGATTGGGGAAATTTTACTACTACCGCCCGCTGGAATCGTGTATTCAACAGCAGACTATTTTCCAATACAACTTTTACCTTCAGCAACTATAACTACAAAATTGAAAACTCTATAGATCAATTTGAATTTTCATTAGGCAGCCGAATACAGGATTTTAATTTTAAAACGGATTTTGATTACTATATTTCTCCAAATCATAAACTGAACTTTGGTGCTTTTTACACTTATCATCAATTCATACCGGGAAGGTTCAGCGGCAGTAGTGAAGATGATGTAGTTGATTTCGATAATGAAGAAAATATTGATGCTCACCAGTTCGGTCTTTATGTCAGTGATGAGTTTGAGCCTTTTGAAGATTTGAAAGTCAATGTAGGTCTTAGATTATCAGCTTTTTATAACGAAAAATTTTACTGGAATTTAGAACCCAGAGTTTCTGCCAGATATTTATTAACCGAAACCCTTTCACTAAAAGCAAGTTACACCGAAATGGCACAATACATTCACTTAGTAGCCAGTTCCGGTGCCAGCTTACCTACAGATATTTGGTATCCTTCAACTTCAGTGATTCCACCTCAAAAAGCCAGACAAGCTGCTGTGGGAGTTACGAAAAACTTAGGTTGGCAATCTTTAAGTTTAAGCGGTGAAGTTTATTATAAATGGTTGCTGAACCAAGTAGATTTCAGAGATGGAGCTCAATTATTTTTAAACCCAAGACTGGAGGATGAATTTATCTTTGGAGATGGTTACAGCTATGGCTTTGAATTATTTCTTGAAAAACAAAGAGGCAATACAACCGGCTGGATTGGTTATACCTGGTCTATATCAGAACGAACGTTTGAAGGTGTAAATAATGGGAATCCATTTTTCCCGACATACGACAGAAGACATGATATTTCAGTTGTTCTTTCACACAAAATTAATCGTCGCTGGTCTGTATCCGGAACATGGGTTTATGGTAGCGGCAGCCGGACGACTTTGCCGGTGGGTAGGTATTTAGTCTTTGACGTAGATGGAACCACTCCTTCAATTGTACCTGAATATACTGAAAGAAATAGTTTTCAATTGCCGGCCTATCACAGAATGGACTTAGGAGTAACCTATAACTTTTTCCCGAGATGGGGAGAAGGTGATTTAAACTTTGGCATTTACAATGTGTATAACAGACGAAATCCTTTCTTCATCTTTTATGATGAAAATACGAACAATGATGGCGATATCACAGGCTATCAGGCAAAATTAGTGAGCCTTTTTCCAATAATTCCTTCAATCACCTTTAACTTCAAAATTTAATTAAATGAGATTATATACCATAGTTCTTTCTGCACTTACACTTTTAATAGTTTCTTGTGAAAACATGCAGCAAGATATCGAATTAGAACTGCCGGAATATGAAAATAAGTTAGTAGTGGAGTCATATCTGGAGCGAGGAAAACCATTTCGGGTTACCTTAACTGAAAGCCAGGCCTATTTTGATCAACCCGGAAATCCTGTAATTCAGGATGCACTAGTGATTATTACTTATGGAGAAAATACTGACACCTTAGAGTTTAACCCTTCTTTTTTAGATTTAAACACTTTAAAGGTCTATAATTTTGTTTCTGAAAATACTGTACCTGAAGACTTTGACGGTCCATATACCTTATATGTAAAAGACAATAGCGGAAGAGAAGCCGTAGCGGAAACATCTTTTATTGAAGAATTAAATCTGGATACTATCAGACTACAATACAATAGCGAAAATGAGGTATTGCTCCTAATTTCATTCACAGACCCACCGGTTGTAGCAAACTACTACCGATTAATTGTAAATAAAGACTCTTTAACGGCTGCACCGGATGTTTCCTTTCAACTTAGTGATGGTTCGCTTGATGGCGAGCAAATCACTTTAGGCACAGGCTATGATTATGAAATTGGTGATACGGTTTTTGTTACCCTTTTTCATTTGAGTGAAAAGTATTTCCGATTTTTGGCAACATCTTCTTCAGCTCAATCGGCTCAAGGGAATCCCTTCGGACAGCCCGGTGCAGTTGAGACAAATATCGAAGGTGGCTTAGGGATTTTTGTTGCTTTAACTTACGACAGAAGAAAACTAATCATCCCTGCAAAATAGCTAAGGCAAACAGCTTTTTAAATTTTAAAAATAAACTATGAAAGCTTTTGTAACGGGAGGAACAGGATTTATTGGAATTAACCTCATACACCTTCTTGCCGAAAAAGGATGGGAAATTACCGTCTTGCATAGAAAAACCAGCAATCTGAATCCGGTAAAACTTCCGGGCATCCAATTTCAAGAGGGAGATGTTACAAATTTTGCGAGTATAATTAAGGCTATACCGGAAGGAACGGATGTGATTTTTAATTTAGCTGCCAGCACGAATACATGGTCAAAAAATAATAAACAACAGACTGAAATAAATAATTTAGGTACCCAAAACATGGTAAACGCCGCTTTGCAAAAAAAAGTAAAGCGATTTATACACACCTCTTCCATAGTAGCATACGGAATACATGACGCTGAAATTAACGAGAACACCCCTTCGAATGCAGAAAAATTAGATTTCAATTATTCTATTACTAAGTTTCAAAGCGAACAGATTGTAAAAAATGCCGTGAAAAAAGGCCTGGATGCCGTGATTTTGAATCCCGCTAATGTGATTGGTCCCTATGACTACCAAAACTGGGTCAGGATGTTTTTAATCATCAATGAAAAAGGAACACCGGGTGTCCCCTCCGGAAAAGCTTCCTTTTGCTATGTTAAAGATGTGGCTAATGCTCATATTTCAGCTTTCAAATCCGGGAAAATTGGTGAAAACTATCTTTTAGGCGGACCGGCACACTCATATATAGAGGTTATTAATAAAATTGAGACTTTATTAAATAAAAAAGTTTCTCAAAAAGTTACCCCTGACTTTCTCTTAAAAGTTTTTGCCGGAATAAACAATTCAATTTCAGCAATTACTTCTAAAAAACCCACACTTACCCCGGAAGAAGTTATACTCTTAACTGCCCGCATGACTTGTAAGTCACAAAAGGCAGTTGCCGACCTTAATTATAAAATATCCGATCTTGATTTTATGCTTCAAAGCACTTTTGAATGGCTTAAATCTGAAAAGAAAATCTAAACGATAATTCTTTTAATAAATAACTCCTCGTAAATACTTTTTACTAAAATCAGGATTCTTACTTGGTTCACCATATTTATTTTACTGATAAGCAATGATTATTAAAATATTTTTAAGTATATTTAACTTAACTTTATAAGGTCACTGAGCTTGTTTTTTTAATTAATGCT contains:
- a CDS encoding TonB-dependent receptor produces the protein MITISGNVTEQATGEDLPGANIRIIDENKGTSSNMYGFYSIRVPAGDVNISASFIGFETMEVSFSATNDTTINFRLIEEGEQLDEVVVRTDRAQERVESTQMSSVSLPIQQIREVPAIFGEVDILKVAQLTPGVQSGSEGSTGFFVRGGGSDQNLILLDEATVYNASHLFGFFSVFNPETVRGLELYKGGYPAKYGGRLSSVMDIQLKEGNNQKYGASGGLGIISSRLMLEGPIVKDKSSFLIAGRRTYFDIFTRAINQANTDNESFTPIPDYYFYDLNFKANYRINDNNRVFLSAYYGKDVFSFGSGIFNIDFDWGNFTTTARWNRVFNSRLFSNTTFTFSNYNYKIENSIDQFEFSLGSRIQDFNFKTDFDYYISPNHKLNFGAFYTYHQFIPGRFSGSSEDDVVDFDNEENIDAHQFGLYVSDEFEPFEDLKVNVGLRLSAFYNEKFYWNLEPRVSARYLLTETLSLKASYTEMAQYIHLVASSGASLPTDIWYPSTSVIPPQKARQAAVGVTKNLGWQSLSLSGEVYYKWLLNQVDFRDGAQLFLNPRLEDEFIFGDGYSYGFELFLEKQRGNTTGWIGYTWSISERTFEGVNNGNPFFPTYDRRHDISVVLSHKINRRWSVSGTWVYGSGSRTTLPVGRYLVFDVDGTTPSIVPEYTERNSFQLPAYHRMDLGVTYNFFPRWGEGDLNFGIYNVYNRRNPFFIFYDENTNNDGDITGYQAKLVSLFPIIPSITFNFKI
- a CDS encoding DUF4249 domain-containing protein, which produces MRLYTIVLSALTLLIVSCENMQQDIELELPEYENKLVVESYLERGKPFRVTLTESQAYFDQPGNPVIQDALVIITYGENTDTLEFNPSFLDLNTLKVYNFVSENTVPEDFDGPYTLYVKDNSGREAVAETSFIEELNLDTIRLQYNSENEVLLLISFTDPPVVANYYRLIVNKDSLTAAPDVSFQLSDGSLDGEQITLGTGYDYEIGDTVFVTLFHLSEKYFRFLATSSSAQSAQGNPFGQPGAVETNIEGGLGIFVALTYDRRKLIIPAK
- a CDS encoding NAD-dependent epimerase/dehydratase family protein produces the protein MKAFVTGGTGFIGINLIHLLAEKGWEITVLHRKTSNLNPVKLPGIQFQEGDVTNFASIIKAIPEGTDVIFNLAASTNTWSKNNKQQTEINNLGTQNMVNAALQKKVKRFIHTSSIVAYGIHDAEINENTPSNAEKLDFNYSITKFQSEQIVKNAVKKGLDAVILNPANVIGPYDYQNWVRMFLIINEKGTPGVPSGKASFCYVKDVANAHISAFKSGKIGENYLLGGPAHSYIEVINKIETLLNKKVSQKVTPDFLLKVFAGINNSISAITSKKPTLTPEEVILLTARMTCKSQKAVADLNYKISDLDFMLQSTFEWLKSEKKI